A window of the Enoplosus armatus isolate fEnoArm2 chromosome 5, fEnoArm2.hap1, whole genome shotgun sequence genome harbors these coding sequences:
- the LOC139285417 gene encoding claudin-3-like, producing MERQLELAALGLALTGWLCAILTRCLALWKVSGTLDNTTATLPAYWDGVWLEWDHWDLAHDGSLHCSFYQSLMSLSGSFRTWRALIMAAIGAGAFAAVIGAVGAVWFPKRGQIKVFSGALFVLSGILLLVPTAWTCHHTSQPLEGAVLLRRDWGPALYLGWISFALMLAGGAFLTTRCPTSERQAQQPEESSYPNVDEAANHPLSRINRTTFTHSQYERRSEPI from the coding sequence ATGGAGCGGCAGCTGGAGCTCGCTGCCCTCGGGCTGGCCCTCACAGGGTGGCTTTGTGCCATTCTGACACGCTGCCTGGCTCTGTGGAAGGTGAGCGGCACCCTGGACAACACCACGGCCACTCTACCTGCCTACTGGGACGGGGTGTGGCTGGAATGGGATCACTGGGACTTGGCCCACGATGGTAGCCTACACTGCTCCTTCTACCAGTCTCTCATGTCTCTTTCTGGAAGTTTCCGGACGTGGAGAGCCCTCATCATGGCAGCCATCGGAGCCGGGGCATTTGCTGCGGTGATTGGAGCAGTGGGGGCCGTGTGGTTCCCTAAGCGCGGCCAGATTAAAGTGTTTTCTGGtgctctctttgttttgtctgggaTCCTGTTGCTCGTTCCCACAGCCTGGACGTGCCACCACACCAGTCAGCCACTGGAGGGTGCTGTGCTGCTGAGAAGAGACTGGGGACCTGCGCTGTACCTTGGATGGATCTCCTTTGCTTTGATGCTGGCCGGAGGGGCGTTTCTCACCACCAGATGCCCCACTAGTGAGAGGCAGGCACAGCAGCCCGAAGAGAGCAGCTACCCGAATGTAGATGAGGCGGCTAATCACCCACTGAGCAGGATCAACAGGACTACGTTCACACACAGCCAGTACGAACGCAGATCAGAGCCTATCTGA
- the cldnj gene encoding claudin j, which yields MALQELGISLSMIGVAGTILICALPMWKVTAFIGTHLVVMQVFWEGLWMTCVSEYTGQLQCKLYDALLDLSPDLQAARGLICISLVLECLGFLIFLLGARCTNCLSHPRIKARVVLSSGAIFCLAALTTIVAVSWTANSIISDFHNPRVPEVLKRELGAAIYIGFVTSGLLFCGGAILCTSCPPQGSRFPSSGYTLARTPTHSSYAIKNYV from the coding sequence ATGGCTCTGCAGGAGCTGGGTATCAGCCTTTCCATGATAGGCGTTGCTGGGACCATCCTGATCTGTGCTCTGCCCATGTGGAAGGTGACAGCGTTCATCGGCACCCATCTGGTGGTCATGCAAGTGTTCTGGGAAGGTCTGTGGATGACCTGTGTCAGCGAGTACACAGGTCAGCTGCAGTGTAAGCTTTATGATGCCCTGCTGGACCTGTCACCAGACCTCCAGGCCGCCCGCGGCCTCATCTGCATCAGCCTGGTGCTGGAATGTTTGGGattcctcatcttcctcctggGAGCACGCTGCACCAACTGCCTGAGCCACCCGAGGATCAAGGCTCGGGTGGTGCTGAGCTCTGGGGCCATCTTCTGCCTTGCAGCCCTCACTACCATAGTTGCGGTTTCCTGGACGGCCAACTCCATCATCAGTGACTTCCACAACCCACGTGTCCCTGAGGTGCTGAAGAGGGAGCTCGGAGCAGCCATATATATAGGCTTTGTGACATCTGGGCTGCTGTTCTGTGGGGGAGCCATTCTGTGCACAAGTTGCCCGCCACAGGGGTCCAGGTTCCCCTCCAGTGGGTACACACTGGCCAggacacccacacacagcagctACGCCATCAAGAACTATGTGTGA
- the LOC139284961 gene encoding claudin-4-like: MVSMGRQMLGLALAVIGFLGTIIVCALPMWKVTAFIGANIVTAQVIWEGLWMNCVTQSTGQMQCKIYDSLLALPQDLQAARALVVIAIIVAAFGVILGIVGGKCTNFVEDEHSKAKVAIAAGIVFICAGVLILIPVCWSANTIIRDFYNPIMTNAQRRELGTMASMGMQMVGCVLALFGWIGVLIVCAAPMWRVTAFIGSNIVTSQTMWEGIWMSCVVQSTGQLQCKVYDSMLALSTDLQGARALVVVSIITGIAGLLIAFAGGKCTNFIAEERAKAKASVAAGVVLIISGFLCLIPVSWTASIIIRNFYNPVLVEAQKRELGASLYIGWGAGALLVLGGGLLCANCPPKEDETPSVKYLLNMPGGNSEAYSDHSTPTKTYI; encoded by the exons ATGGTGTCGATGGGACGACAGATGCTGGGCTTAGCCCTGGCCGTCATTGGCTTCCTGGGGACCATCATTGTGTGTGCCCTTCCTATGTGGAAGGTCACGGCCTTCATTGGAGCCAACATTGTGACAGCGCAGGTCATCTGGGAAGGCTTGTGGATGAACTGTGTGACGCAGAGCACAGGCCAGATGCAGTGCAAGATCTATGATTCTTTGCTGGCTCTACCCCAGGACCTCCAGGCTGCAAGAGCTCTTGTGGTCATTGCCATCATCGTTGCTGCTTTTGGGGTCATCCTGGGCATTGTGGGAGGCAAGTGCACCAACTTTGTGGAGGATGAACATTCCAAAGCCAAGGTGGCCATTGCTGCTGGAATCGTCTTCATCTGTGCCGGTGTTCTCATCCTCATCCCTGTCTGCTGGTCCGCCAACACCATCATCAGGGATTTCTACAACCCTATCATGACCAACGCCCAGAGGAGAGAGCTGGGG ACGATGGCTTCCATGGGGATGCAGATGGTGGGATGCGTCCTGGCCCTTTTCGGCTGGATCGGGGTGCTCATTGTCTGCGCCGCGCCCATGTGGCGGGTCACTGCCTTCATCGGCAGCAACATAGTCACATCCCAGACCATGTGGGAGGGTATCTGGATGAGCTGCGTGGTCCAGAGTACAGGCCAGTTGCAGTGTAAGGTGTATGACTCCATGCTGGCTCTGAGCACTGACCTCCAGGGGGCCCGGGCTCTGGTGGTGGTTTCCATCATCACAGGCATCGCAGGGCTCCTCATAGCTTTTGCTGGTGGGAAGTGCACCAACTTCATTGCAGAAGAGAGGGCCAAGGCAAAGGCTTCAGTGGCAGCAGGTGTGGTGCTGATCATCAGTGGATTCCTCTGTCTCATTCCTGTTTCCTGGACTGCCAGCATTATCATAAGGAACTTCTACAACCCTGTGCTAGTAGAAGCCCAGAAAAGAGAGCTTGGGGCCTCTCTTTACATCGGCTGGGGGGCCGGGGCACTGCTGGTCTTGGGAGGAGGGCTTCTGTGTGCCAACTGTCCCCCCAAAGAGGATGAGACCCCCTCTGTGAAGTACCTACTAAACATGCCTGGAGGAAATAGCGAAGCGTATTCAGACCACTCTACACCGACAAAGACATATATTTGA